AAGGTACATGACCTCCAAGTATTCCTCCTCCCTCTTTGAAACCACCTTTACCCACCAAAATTAGACTAACCTAAAGAATTTAAATAATTAATTGAGGGGAATCCTCTCAACTTCAACTCTGTCCCAAGTTGGATACTCCTCCACTATGTAGAACCTTACATCCCCCTCGATGGCATCCGCGAGCTCCTCCGCAACTTCAACGGGCATCTCTATCCTTCTCTTCTCCCAGTTGATGTAGAGCCACTCCTCAGGGACTCCCGCTTCTTCAACGAGCAATTCGTACAGCTCCCCAAGATCCTCGTACTCCGCTATTCCAAATCTCAGCGTTCCATCCTCAGTTATCTCCATGTAAGGCTTTGCAACATTTTTGGCCATCCTCCTTAGCCTGTTCCTGAGCTGGACTGCATCTTTCAGCTTTGCAGTGCAGAGGTGGTAGTTCAATGACGTGTTCTTCTCGCCCCACTCCAGGATCTCAAGGCCCAATTCAAGGGAGCCTTTTATAGCCGAGCTCTCATCGCTTATTGGCTTGTATCCTCTCGTGAGCAGGTTCCTTAGATTGGTCTCACTGAACTCGAGCTCGTTTATGTTTAGGAACTTTCCTCCCAAGTTGTCCAAGAGGCTTGCGAACCACTTTATCCTGTCCCCAAACTCTGGGACGGCAGGAACTTCCCCTCCGACGTCCCATGAGAAATCGAAGGCCTTCTTCATATTCTCGATTTCCCTCTGCAAGAACTTTGAGTTCGGCTCAAATAAGTCGGGATGAAACCTTATCTCATCCAATCCCGCATCGTAAAGTTTCTGTAGGGCTTTTTCATCGGCTAGTATTCCTGTAGTGTAGAGGTGGATGTGGAACTTTTCCCCGAACTCCTCCTTCAGGATTCTAACGTACTCAACAGTCCTCGAAAGCCTCGCTAAGGGATCTCCCCCTGTAACTCCGGCTCCTCTCGCCTCTTGAATCTTTGCCTCCTCTATTATATCTTCTATGGACTTAACCGGCCTTTCGTTGGCGTAAACTACATCTCTCCTCCTCCAGGGGCTCAGAGGGCAATAGAAGCATTTTCTGGGACAGATGCCGGTGACGAAAAGGACAAGTTTTTCCCCCCTAACGCAGTACTTACACCCTTCTGGAAGTTCCCCGACAACGTAGGAGTAGTATGGGGTTTCCCTCATTCAAATCCCCTCAGCCAGCCATCCTCTAATCATTAAATCATTTAACAGCTCTCTCATCATAGGGCCACCTTCTCGATGACCTTCGGTATCTCCTGAGGTTCAAGTGCCGTCTCAACTATATAACCCTTCTCCACCAGTATCTTGGTGAACAGGTCCTGCCTCCTCCACCCATCTAGGGTCATGTCACCGTAGAACATGAGCTCGGGTAATATTATTAGCCCTATGTCAACCTCTGGCAGTTTCTCAACTTCCCTGAGAACGTCCCTACCTGTAAGAAGACCTGCCGTTCCTATGTTGCCCCCAAAGAATTCATTTTTGACCATGACAACATTAAT
This window of the Pyrococcus kukulkanii genome carries:
- a CDS encoding radical SAM protein, which encodes MRETPYYSYVVGELPEGCKYCVRGEKLVLFVTGICPRKCFYCPLSPWRRRDVVYANERPVKSIEDIIEEAKIQEARGAGVTGGDPLARLSRTVEYVRILKEEFGEKFHIHLYTTGILADEKALQKLYDAGLDEIRFHPDLFEPNSKFLQREIENMKKAFDFSWDVGGEVPAVPEFGDRIKWFASLLDNLGGKFLNINELEFSETNLRNLLTRGYKPISDESSAIKGSLELGLEILEWGEKNTSLNYHLCTAKLKDAVQLRNRLRRMAKNVAKPYMEITEDGTLRFGIAEYEDLGELYELLVEEAGVPEEWLYINWEKRRIEMPVEVAEELADAIEGDVRFYIVEEYPTWDRVEVERIPLN